CTTCGCGCTCTCGAACCTCGTCAACGCCGGCATGTTGCGCATCGCGGTGCTGACGCAGTACAAGAGCCACAGCCTCGACCGCCACGTGACGACCACCTGGCGGCTGTCGCCGCTGCTCGGCAACTACGTGACGCCGGTGCCGGCGCAGATGCGACGCGGCCCGCACTGGTTCGCGGGCTCGGCCGACGCCATCTACCAGAACCTCAACCTCATCGCGGACGAGCGCCCCCGCACCATATGCGTCTTCGGGGCCGACCACATCTACCGCATGGACCCGCGACAGATGATCGAGCAGCACATCGCCCTCGGCGCCGGCGTCACGGTCGCCGGCATCCGCGTGCCGATCGAGAGCGCGGGCGCGTTCGGGGTGATCGAGACCGAGCCCGACGGCCGCATGATCCGTGCCTTCCGCGAGAAGCCGTCCGATCCCGAGCCGATGCCGGGCGAGCCGACCATGGTGCTCGCGTCGATGGGCAACTACGTGTTCGACGCCGGCGTGCTCATCGACGCCGTCACGCGCGACGCGCAGGACCCGCGCTCGGCGCACGACCTCGGCGGCAACATCATCCCCATGCTCGTCGAGCAGGGAAAGGCGCACGTGTGGGACTTCGCGAGCAGCGACGTGCCGGGCACGAGCGACCGCGACCGCGCCTACTGGCGCGACGTCGGGACCCTCGACGCGTACTACGACGCGCACATGGACCTGATCTCCGTCGACCCCGTGTTCAACCTCTACAACGAGGAGTGGCCGATCCTGACCGCGCCGGAGCCTCTGCCGCCCGCCAAGTTCGTCTTCGACGAGGGAGACCGCGTGGGTGTCGCCACCAACTCGATGGTGTGCGCCGGCGTCGTGGTCTCGGGCGGCACGGTGCGGCGCTCGATCCTCTCGCCGGGCGTTCACGTGCACTCCTTCGCCGAGGTCGAGGGGTCGGTGCTCATGCACGATGTCGACGTGGGCCGCGGCGCGATCGTGCGCAACGCGATCGTCGACAAGAACGTCCGCATCGCCGCGGGCGCGCGGGTCGGCGTCGACGCCGAAGCCGACCGCGCGCGCTTCCCGACGTCGCGCAACGGCATCGTCGTCATCGGCAAGGGGCAGACGGTCGAGGCATGAAGGTCGCGCTGCTCACGCGCGAGTACCCGCCGGACGTCTACGGCGGTGCCGGCGTGCACGCCGAGTACATGGCCCGCGCGCTCGCCCGCCACGTCGAGGTCACGGTGCACTGCTGGGGCGCGGAGCGCCCCGCGGGAGGACCGGGCGAGCCGGTCGTCGTCGCGCACCGGCCGTGCGAGGCGCTCGCGGGCGACCGGCCCTACGACGCCGCCCTGCAGGCGTTCTCGATCGAC
This window of the Gaiella occulta genome carries:
- the glgC gene encoding glucose-1-phosphate adenylyltransferase — translated: MSASRVFAIVLAGGEGKRLAPLTADRAKPAVPFAGNYRLVDFALSNLVNAGMLRIAVLTQYKSHSLDRHVTTTWRLSPLLGNYVTPVPAQMRRGPHWFAGSADAIYQNLNLIADERPRTICVFGADHIYRMDPRQMIEQHIALGAGVTVAGIRVPIESAGAFGVIETEPDGRMIRAFREKPSDPEPMPGEPTMVLASMGNYVFDAGVLIDAVTRDAQDPRSAHDLGGNIIPMLVEQGKAHVWDFASSDVPGTSDRDRAYWRDVGTLDAYYDAHMDLISVDPVFNLYNEEWPILTAPEPLPPAKFVFDEGDRVGVATNSMVCAGVVVSGGTVRRSILSPGVHVHSFAEVEGSVLMHDVDVGRGAIVRNAIVDKNVRIAAGARVGVDAEADRARFPTSRNGIVVIGKGQTVEA